In a single window of the Allobranchiibius huperziae genome:
- the mtrA gene encoding MtrAB system response regulator MtrA, giving the protein MRGQVLIVDDDPSLAEMLGIILRGEGLQTSHCADGAKAMQAFRDSSPDVVLLDVMLPGMSGVDVCRAIRAESVVPIVMLTARTDTIDVVAGLESGADDYITKPFKPQELIARVRARLRRNDEPETEHLTLADLDIDVSGHKVTRGGEAISLTPLEFDLLVALARKPWQVFTREVLLDQVWGYRHAGDTRLVNVHVQRLRSKVEKDPENPTIVLTVRGVGYKAGPA; this is encoded by the coding sequence ATGCGGGGACAGGTGTTGATCGTCGACGACGACCCTTCACTGGCGGAGATGCTCGGCATCATCCTGCGCGGGGAGGGTCTGCAGACCAGCCATTGCGCAGACGGCGCCAAGGCGATGCAGGCGTTCCGCGACAGTTCGCCCGACGTGGTGCTGCTCGACGTGATGCTGCCCGGGATGAGCGGTGTCGACGTATGCCGGGCGATCCGTGCGGAGTCCGTGGTGCCCATCGTGATGCTGACCGCGCGCACCGACACGATCGACGTGGTGGCCGGGCTGGAGTCCGGGGCCGACGACTACATCACCAAGCCGTTCAAGCCGCAGGAGCTCATCGCCCGCGTGCGGGCGCGGTTGCGCCGCAACGACGAGCCGGAGACCGAGCACCTGACCCTGGCCGACCTGGACATCGACGTGTCCGGCCACAAGGTCACCCGCGGTGGCGAGGCCATCTCGCTCACGCCGTTGGAGTTCGACCTGCTGGTCGCGCTGGCCCGCAAGCCGTGGCAGGTCTTCACCCGCGAGGTGCTCCTGGACCAGGTCTGGGGTTACCGCCACGCGGGTGACACCCGGCTGGTCAACGTGCACGTGCAGCGTCTGCGGTCGAAGGTCGAGAAGGACCCGGAGAACCCCACGATCGTGCTCACGGTCCGCGGGGTGGGCTACAAGGCGGGTCCGGCATGA
- the mtrB gene encoding MtrAB system histidine kinase MtrB, whose product MSELVLVTGARRSRAGRAWRFVRRTWRRSIHARVITITVTAGVLLTFVLGSYMYQRIADGLMDNKVHSAEQDALSKRAVAQGYFSANDKPDRASLESLVRQTVQSVASPGDDLSRRVIFEQGLAPVTQRLSKQSTGPKNTVVPKAMQEAVAKDPTHQQTQIVTVPRYVPRYINGVENGSGIGTGHISAVMVGSQVVVPGAGVYDLYLVYPMDTEEETLGIVKSAFAVGGILLILMLASLAYLVTRLVVAPVRSAAHVAERLSDGALNERMPVRGEDDLARLATSFNAMADSLQRQIRQLEDLSTLQKRFTSDVSHELRTPLTTIRMAADMLHDRRADFAEPVARSAELLNRELDRFETLLTDLLEISRFDAGASSLQDEPVDIRDIVRRVCDGYESLATRNHTRLRVHGRRPAVAPMDRRRVERIVRNLVSNAIEHSEGRPIDITVGSNSTAVAVSVRDYGVGLAPGDSARVFNRFWRADPARARTTGGSGLGLSISLDDARLHDGWLQAWGEPGQGACFRLTLPAKTGVPIARSPLNLAPDDSAVGRIMPQADSLTIGTRTAPGSTTYAAAEITRMEGDRS is encoded by the coding sequence ATGAGCGAGCTGGTGCTGGTGACCGGTGCGCGGCGCTCTCGGGCGGGTCGTGCCTGGAGGTTCGTACGCCGCACCTGGCGCCGCTCCATCCACGCCAGGGTCATCACCATCACGGTCACCGCCGGTGTGCTCCTCACCTTCGTGCTGGGCAGTTACATGTACCAGCGGATCGCCGACGGCCTGATGGACAACAAGGTCCACTCCGCCGAGCAGGACGCGCTGTCCAAGCGGGCCGTCGCGCAGGGCTACTTCAGCGCCAACGACAAGCCCGACCGCGCCTCGCTGGAATCGCTCGTACGGCAGACCGTCCAGTCAGTGGCGTCTCCTGGCGACGACCTGTCCCGACGGGTCATCTTCGAGCAGGGTCTGGCCCCGGTCACCCAACGCCTGAGCAAGCAGAGCACCGGGCCCAAGAACACCGTCGTCCCGAAGGCGATGCAGGAGGCCGTCGCCAAGGACCCGACGCACCAGCAGACCCAGATCGTGACCGTGCCGCGCTACGTGCCGCGCTACATCAACGGTGTCGAGAACGGGAGTGGAATCGGCACAGGCCACATCTCCGCCGTGATGGTGGGGTCACAGGTGGTCGTGCCCGGCGCCGGGGTGTACGACCTCTATCTGGTCTACCCGATGGACACCGAGGAGGAGACCCTCGGCATCGTCAAGAGCGCGTTCGCCGTCGGCGGCATCCTGCTGATCCTGATGCTCGCGTCGCTCGCCTACCTGGTCACCCGCCTCGTGGTTGCGCCCGTGCGCTCCGCCGCACACGTCGCCGAACGACTGAGCGACGGTGCGCTCAACGAACGGATGCCGGTGCGCGGCGAGGACGACCTCGCGCGGCTGGCGACGTCCTTCAACGCCATGGCGGACAGCCTGCAGCGGCAGATCCGACAACTCGAGGACCTGTCGACCCTTCAGAAGCGATTCACCTCCGACGTGTCGCACGAGTTGCGGACGCCGCTCACCACCATCCGGATGGCTGCGGACATGCTCCACGACCGGCGCGCCGACTTCGCGGAACCCGTGGCGCGGTCGGCGGAACTGCTGAACCGGGAGCTCGACCGCTTCGAGACGCTCCTCACCGACCTCCTCGAGATCAGCCGCTTCGACGCCGGCGCGAGCTCGCTGCAGGACGAACCGGTCGACATCCGCGACATCGTGCGCCGGGTCTGCGACGGGTATGAGTCCCTCGCCACTCGCAACCACACCCGCCTGCGGGTGCACGGACGGCGGCCCGCGGTCGCGCCCATGGACCGGCGCCGGGTCGAGCGCATCGTGCGCAACCTGGTGAGCAACGCGATCGAGCACAGCGAGGGCCGGCCCATCGACATCACGGTCGGCAGCAACTCCACCGCGGTCGCGGTGTCCGTGCGCGACTACGGCGTCGGGCTGGCGCCGGGCGACTCGGCCCGCGTCTTCAACCGGTTCTGGCGCGCCGACCCCGCCCGTGCCCGAACGACGGGCGGCAGCGGTCTCGGGCTCTCGATCTCCTTGGACGACGCACGCCTGCACGACGGCTGGCTGCAGGCCTGGGGCGAGCCCGGCCAGGGCGCTTGCTTCCGGCTGACACTGCCCGCGAAGACCGGTGTCCCCATTGCCCGTTCGCCCCTCAACCTGGCGCCGGACGACTCCGCCGTCGGCCGCATCATGCCGCAGGCGGACAGCCTCACCATCGGGACCCGGACGGCACCGGGGTCCACGACGTATGCGGCGGCCGAGATCACCCGAATGGAGGGGGACCGGTCGTGA
- a CDS encoding LpqB family beta-propeller domain-containing protein — protein MTPGRTRARWTLALLLPLTLTGCAGLAATGTVHAEQPISNAAVPHVDVQPIGPYDGESAEDVVTGFLVAGASLDDDYGVARQFLTSTASAKWQSAEGAVITTSDSDFKVTQQGSGRVRVSAAEQAVLDTTGHITAREPNSRIDASFGVTRVGGQWRISSLPAGFRPWISNVNFSQVYTPQRIYYPSATSRVLVPDVQWYPAAGLATAVARAVLAAPPTWLQGALRTPNQSHIGLAINAVPVDPNTGVASIDLTASAQRADGTVRTALWAAMTASLTGVNSTVMVVPSVTRVELTAGGNRVAAPHLPAQPATAADLGYAVAGSPSAALITRNGSVLSWQGSGPAGPLRDSGESGENTVRLPAISSKYYDLGADTSGDAIAALSIDRASLGVWVKRSFHVVPTFAGNLTRPTFTGSTALVAGISGTPRRGAAPSGGGVWAVDTAAGSRVTARQLSVPWLGRSVVLALKVSAEGARVAMVVRDGQGRTSVQVAGLLRDTRGFPIGIGTPVTMPVALASYADVAWLDDVTLGVLGATTPEKGHTQGADEIALVPLSGQPDMFSAPLGVQSVVSGGSGTDDIYVLDHRGSVWTRQGAGWARIPGADDLAAPGT, from the coding sequence GTGACCCCGGGTCGCACCCGGGCACGCTGGACTCTGGCGCTGCTGCTCCCGCTCACCCTGACAGGCTGTGCGGGCCTCGCGGCCACCGGCACCGTCCATGCAGAGCAGCCGATCAGCAACGCCGCCGTGCCCCACGTGGACGTGCAGCCGATCGGTCCGTACGACGGCGAGTCGGCCGAGGACGTCGTCACGGGATTCCTCGTAGCGGGGGCCAGCCTCGACGACGATTACGGCGTGGCGCGGCAGTTCCTCACCTCGACGGCGTCGGCGAAGTGGCAGTCGGCCGAGGGGGCGGTCATCACCACCAGCGACTCCGACTTCAAGGTCACGCAGCAGGGATCCGGCCGAGTCCGGGTGTCGGCGGCGGAGCAGGCCGTCCTCGACACGACCGGTCATATCACCGCTCGCGAGCCGAACAGCAGGATCGATGCGTCGTTCGGAGTGACCAGGGTGGGGGGTCAGTGGCGGATCAGCAGCCTGCCGGCCGGGTTCCGTCCGTGGATCAGCAACGTGAACTTCTCCCAGGTCTACACCCCGCAGCGCATCTACTACCCCAGCGCGACGTCCAGGGTGCTCGTCCCGGACGTGCAGTGGTATCCCGCCGCGGGCCTGGCGACCGCCGTCGCCCGCGCCGTACTCGCCGCGCCGCCGACCTGGTTGCAGGGTGCACTGCGCACCCCGAACCAGTCGCACATCGGCCTCGCGATCAACGCCGTACCGGTGGATCCGAACACCGGAGTCGCCTCGATCGACCTGACAGCCTCGGCCCAGAGGGCGGACGGCACGGTTCGTACGGCGCTGTGGGCCGCCATGACCGCGTCGCTCACCGGTGTGAACTCGACCGTCATGGTCGTTCCGTCGGTGACGCGCGTCGAACTCACGGCCGGCGGCAACCGGGTGGCCGCCCCGCACCTGCCCGCCCAGCCGGCGACCGCGGCGGACCTGGGCTATGCAGTCGCCGGTTCCCCCAGCGCGGCGCTGATCACGCGCAACGGATCGGTCCTGTCCTGGCAGGGCTCGGGGCCCGCGGGTCCGCTGCGGGATTCCGGGGAGTCCGGGGAGAACACCGTGCGACTGCCGGCGATCTCCTCGAAGTACTACGACCTGGGCGCCGACACCTCTGGCGATGCGATCGCGGCGCTGTCGATCGACCGCGCTTCCTTGGGCGTGTGGGTGAAACGCAGCTTCCACGTGGTGCCGACGTTCGCCGGCAACCTGACCCGGCCGACCTTCACCGGCAGCACCGCCCTCGTCGCGGGCATCTCGGGCACCCCGCGGCGCGGCGCGGCGCCGTCCGGCGGGGGTGTGTGGGCCGTCGACACCGCTGCAGGATCCCGGGTGACGGCTCGTCAGCTGTCGGTGCCGTGGCTCGGGCGGTCGGTCGTGCTGGCGCTGAAGGTGTCCGCGGAAGGCGCGAGAGTGGCCATGGTCGTACGAGACGGGCAGGGCCGCACGTCTGTCCAGGTGGCGGGGCTGCTGCGGGACACCCGAGGTTTTCCCATCGGCATCGGCACGCCCGTGACGATGCCGGTGGCTCTCGCGTCGTATGCGGACGTCGCATGGCTCGACGACGTGACCCTGGGCGTCCTCGGCGCCACCACACCGGAGAAGGGTCACACCCAAGGGGCGGACGAGATCGCGCTGGTGCCGCTGAGCGGGCAGCCGGACATGTTCTCCGCCCCGCTCGGCGTGCAGAGCGTCGTGTCGGGCGGTAGTGGCACCGACGACATCTACGTGCTGGATCACCGCGGCAGCGTCTGGACCCGTCAGGGGGCCGGTTGGGCGCGCATCCCCGGCGCTGACGACCTCGCCGCACCCGGCACCTGA
- a CDS encoding ComF family protein: MRWVEELLDLVAPRRCAGCDAAGARVCGGCAGELSAALGPVSIRVRPSPEPEGFPPTWAQGIYAGVLAQVLRCYKDDDRPDLVQCCAPFVRGALCGCLHEDSAVRDAMLAGTLAVTTVPSSARALRTRGRDPLWDLVTRALARHDGVLPPPVRLLRVTRRTRDQAGLDATARAGNLSGAMRVRDDVDPLIGGRVVIVFDDIVTTGSTLVEAARALGSAGASHVVACTIAATPRAGYRQGMERTVGTLRAAALPRPSSRGGDPSA; this comes from the coding sequence ATGCGCTGGGTGGAGGAACTGCTGGATCTGGTCGCACCCCGCCGGTGCGCCGGATGCGACGCGGCCGGCGCACGCGTCTGCGGCGGGTGTGCGGGGGAGTTGTCCGCGGCACTGGGGCCGGTGAGCATCCGGGTGCGGCCGAGCCCGGAGCCGGAGGGCTTCCCGCCGACCTGGGCACAGGGCATCTACGCCGGAGTGCTCGCACAGGTGCTGCGCTGCTACAAGGACGACGACCGCCCGGATCTCGTGCAGTGCTGCGCGCCGTTCGTACGCGGTGCGCTCTGCGGGTGCCTGCACGAGGACTCCGCGGTGAGGGACGCGATGCTCGCCGGCACTCTGGCGGTCACTACCGTCCCGTCGTCCGCGCGAGCCTTGCGAACCCGAGGCCGAGATCCGTTGTGGGACCTGGTGACCCGGGCGCTCGCGCGACACGACGGCGTGCTCCCGCCGCCGGTGAGGCTGCTGAGGGTCACGCGCCGGACCCGGGATCAGGCCGGCCTCGATGCGACTGCGCGGGCCGGCAACCTGAGCGGCGCGATGCGGGTCCGCGACGACGTCGACCCGCTCATCGGCGGACGCGTGGTCATCGTGTTCGACGACATCGTCACGACCGGGTCCACCCTGGTCGAGGCGGCCAGGGCTCTGGGGTCCGCGGGGGCGTCCCACGTCGTTGCTTGCACCATTGCCGCCACCCCCCGGGCCGGTTACCGTCAGGGGATGGAGCGCACTGTCGGCACGCTACGTGCCGCCGCTCTGCCCCGCCCCTCCTCGCGTGGGGGTGATCCGTCGGCCTGA
- the hpf gene encoding ribosome hibernation-promoting factor, HPF/YfiA family, with translation MEISVTGRHVAVPERFQRHIEDKLAKVPQLDPAVGRCEVVVTHEANPRQAKEAQRIEITCYAKRSVIRAEASADDEYAALDLAATRLGERLRRQHDKRRVHRGRRVPVSVARATAALTDWSDTSGPGGPAQLDGHPDPLPPHVAALGGDEDCPIELREKVHRSMPMGVDQALREMELVGHDFYLYQDADTGTPSVVYRRRGWSYGVIQLEVAAEDPNSSNSPTPGVSATV, from the coding sequence ATGGAGATCAGTGTGACCGGACGTCACGTGGCTGTGCCCGAGCGTTTTCAGCGCCACATCGAGGACAAGCTGGCCAAGGTGCCGCAGCTTGACCCGGCCGTGGGCCGTTGTGAGGTGGTTGTGACGCACGAGGCCAACCCCCGCCAGGCGAAGGAAGCACAACGCATCGAGATCACCTGTTACGCCAAGCGATCGGTCATCAGGGCGGAGGCGAGCGCCGATGACGAGTACGCCGCCCTGGACCTGGCGGCGACCCGGCTGGGGGAGCGGCTGCGACGCCAGCACGACAAACGACGGGTGCACCGGGGGCGGCGCGTCCCCGTCTCGGTCGCCCGGGCCACGGCGGCCCTCACCGACTGGTCGGACACCTCCGGGCCGGGCGGACCCGCGCAACTGGACGGACATCCCGATCCGCTGCCACCCCACGTCGCCGCCCTCGGCGGGGACGAGGACTGCCCGATCGAACTGCGGGAGAAGGTGCACCGCAGCATGCCGATGGGCGTGGACCAGGCCCTACGGGAGATGGAACTGGTCGGCCACGACTTCTACCTCTACCAGGACGCCGACACCGGCACACCCAGCGTCGTCTACCGGCGACGTGGCTGGTCCTACGGCGTCATCCAGCTCGAAGTCGCCGCCGAGGATCCGAACTCGTCAAATTCGCCAACCCCGGGGGTCTCGGCCACCGTCTGA
- a CDS encoding LuxR C-terminal-related transcriptional regulator, producing MSDQRITVQVAAASPIYRRGIAAVLQEHGMEVVASAADGDQLSAARPADVVLVQPELPGLAAALRALATDPDHPKIILLVGPAEPFAVGAALRHGPAGLLLQDAGAEEFEAAVRAVSAGGGWISAPLVPLVLPLAVSGALRAAIEDSAAGTLSRREREVLVLVASGHSNRKVASELFIAENTVKNHVRKILEKLDLNSRVEATLWAVSTGLVDSNERK from the coding sequence GTGAGCGACCAGCGAATCACCGTGCAGGTCGCCGCCGCCAGCCCGATCTACCGGCGTGGGATCGCGGCCGTGCTCCAGGAACACGGCATGGAGGTGGTGGCCTCGGCCGCCGACGGCGACCAGCTGTCGGCGGCCAGGCCCGCGGACGTCGTTCTCGTGCAACCGGAGTTGCCCGGGCTGGCGGCCGCGCTGCGCGCCCTCGCCACCGACCCGGACCATCCCAAGATCATCCTGCTCGTCGGTCCGGCCGAGCCGTTCGCCGTCGGGGCCGCCCTGCGGCACGGCCCGGCCGGGCTGCTCCTGCAGGACGCGGGAGCCGAGGAGTTCGAGGCTGCGGTGCGGGCGGTGTCCGCCGGCGGGGGATGGATCTCCGCGCCCCTGGTGCCGCTGGTGCTGCCGCTGGCCGTCTCGGGCGCACTGCGCGCCGCGATCGAGGACTCGGCGGCGGGCACGCTCAGCCGCCGGGAGCGGGAGGTGCTCGTACTGGTCGCGTCCGGCCACTCCAATCGCAAGGTGGCCTCCGAGCTGTTCATCGCGGAGAACACGGTCAAGAACCACGTGCGCAAGATCCTGGAGAAGCTCGATCTGAACAGCCGGGTCGAGGCCACCCTGTGGGCGGTTTCCACCGGGCTGGTCGACTCCAACGAACGCAAGTAG
- a CDS encoding winged helix-turn-helix domain-containing protein, producing the protein MSSSAAPRVVRAASARRIALAAQGFHGLRPAGPVTTRSLQRVIDRVGVVQIDSVNVLVRSQYLPFFSRLGAYDRDLLDRARDRAPRRLVEYWAHEASLIPPATWPLLDFRMQRAHADAWGGMRRVARDHPDLVAQVLAEVQGHGPLTTRECEARLAADVVRPTEHWGWNWSLVKNALEHLFWAGDISSAGRTAQFERRYDAVRRVLPPTQRAAADPASRPAPAEAFVELMRIAARAHGIATVQCLRDYVRLSPEQAAPALETLVGAGELEPVTIEGWNRPAYLHVDAARPRAVHAEALLSPFDSLIWQRDRTHKLWDFHYRLEIYVPAPQRVHGYYVLPFLFGDRLVGRVDLKADRAAGALLVQGVHWEVHADVAARRALGRQLEQMADWLDLDRVTGPGMEETR; encoded by the coding sequence ATGTCCTCGAGCGCGGCGCCCAGAGTGGTGCGCGCTGCGTCCGCCCGTCGGATCGCGCTGGCCGCGCAGGGTTTTCACGGCTTGCGACCTGCCGGTCCGGTGACCACCCGGTCCCTGCAACGGGTCATCGACCGCGTGGGTGTGGTGCAGATCGACAGTGTCAACGTGCTGGTGCGCAGTCAGTACCTGCCGTTCTTCTCACGACTCGGTGCGTACGACCGCGATCTGCTCGACCGAGCCCGTGACCGCGCGCCGCGCCGGCTCGTGGAGTACTGGGCCCACGAGGCCAGCCTGATCCCTCCGGCCACCTGGCCCCTGCTGGACTTCCGGATGCAGCGGGCCCATGCCGACGCCTGGGGCGGGATGCGTCGGGTCGCCCGCGACCACCCCGATCTGGTGGCGCAGGTCCTCGCCGAAGTGCAGGGGCACGGCCCGCTCACCACCCGCGAGTGCGAGGCACGACTCGCCGCAGACGTGGTGCGCCCGACCGAGCACTGGGGATGGAACTGGTCGTTGGTGAAGAACGCGCTGGAGCACCTGTTCTGGGCCGGTGACATCAGCTCGGCGGGGCGCACCGCGCAGTTCGAGCGGCGCTACGACGCCGTACGCCGGGTCCTTCCGCCGACGCAGCGCGCCGCGGCGGATCCGGCCTCCCGGCCCGCTCCGGCCGAGGCGTTCGTGGAACTCATGCGGATCGCGGCGCGAGCCCACGGCATCGCCACCGTGCAGTGCCTGCGCGATTACGTCCGGCTCAGCCCGGAGCAGGCGGCGCCCGCTCTCGAGACGCTGGTGGGCGCCGGAGAGCTGGAGCCGGTGACGATCGAGGGTTGGAATCGCCCTGCCTACCTGCACGTCGACGCCGCGCGTCCCCGTGCCGTGCACGCCGAGGCGCTGCTCAGCCCGTTCGACTCGCTCATCTGGCAGCGGGATCGCACGCACAAGCTGTGGGACTTCCACTACCGGCTGGAGATCTACGTGCCGGCGCCGCAGCGGGTGCACGGCTACTACGTGCTGCCCTTCCTCTTCGGCGACCGGCTGGTGGGCCGGGTCGATCTCAAGGCGGATAGGGCGGCGGGGGCGTTGCTGGTGCAGGGGGTGCACTGGGAGGTGCACGCGGACGTCGCCGCCCGGCGAGCCCTGGGGCGACAGTTGGAGCAGATGGCCGACTGGTTGGATCTGGACAGAGTGACCGGGCCAGGCATGGAGGAGACACGATGA
- a CDS encoding GNAT family N-acetyltransferase produces the protein MSELTVRRDEERSRYEAYLGDERIGVADFEQVGAAVLLPHVEIDPRHEGRGHASQLTRATLDDLRARGVTRIVPQCPFVRMWVTRHPEYQDLVGS, from the coding sequence ATGAGCGAGCTGACCGTCCGCCGCGACGAGGAGCGCAGTCGCTACGAGGCCTACCTCGGCGACGAACGGATCGGTGTCGCCGACTTCGAGCAGGTCGGGGCAGCCGTTCTGCTGCCGCACGTCGAGATCGACCCGCGCCACGAGGGTCGGGGCCACGCCTCGCAGCTCACCCGCGCGACCCTGGACGACCTGCGCGCTCGCGGGGTCACCCGGATCGTGCCGCAGTGCCCTTTCGTGCGGATGTGGGTGACCAGGCACCCGGAGTATCAGGACCTGGTCGGCTCGTAG
- a CDS encoding GNAT family N-acetyltransferase has translation MPHLPHDVPLLVDGDLTLRAPRVDDIPRMTQACRDPGARAWLRLPEPYEESDAADFIAATERGRLEGARIEWAIEVAGRWVGNIGLHDRRGDTFEVGYMVHPDARATGVCRRALQLLASYAFDELGLSGLTWRAARGNFASRRVAWACGFAVDGIWDVPHPVSDGASVDGVWVGHLRAGEPRRPRHPWYDPPVLDGGRFLLRPWHGDDVPRQGPDEQSERFMMGNQPAPASYTTWLLQRRERMAEGDAVCWCIVDPDLDEPLGHIAVQHLRAVMTLGSGRVSYWLYPSARGLGILQEALDLVIAHAFAPSTDDSGASGLGLHRLQAGTDIENRPSARALRRAGFRQVANERAVLARPGAAPSGALTFELLQGDDRLAQNIEPAVVPTLRTARLVLRPWTVQDRPGEDVELDRAALRYMPAGAQPTHSTWDEWYHRRARQTDEGQVMWCIADARTDQALGAVTLFDRAGPVRDRAEIGYWLYPDARGRGYAAEAIDAALAHGFAPPTQDGLGLIRIDADTDAENVDSQKLLRDRGFREWGHAHADYTRTDGSISNSIYFELLAADYEPTRS, from the coding sequence GTGCCCCACCTTCCCCACGACGTGCCCCTCCTGGTCGACGGCGACCTCACCCTGCGCGCCCCGCGCGTCGACGACATACCCCGGATGACGCAGGCGTGCCGGGATCCCGGCGCGCGGGCGTGGCTGAGATTGCCCGAGCCGTACGAGGAGTCCGACGCCGCAGACTTCATCGCCGCGACGGAGCGTGGCCGCCTCGAGGGCGCCCGCATCGAGTGGGCGATCGAGGTCGCCGGCCGGTGGGTCGGCAACATCGGGCTGCACGACCGGCGCGGCGACACCTTCGAGGTCGGCTACATGGTGCACCCGGACGCGCGCGCGACGGGGGTGTGCCGGCGGGCGCTGCAGTTGCTCGCGTCGTACGCGTTCGACGAGCTCGGGCTGTCGGGTCTCACCTGGCGCGCCGCACGGGGCAACTTCGCCTCCCGACGGGTGGCCTGGGCATGCGGCTTCGCCGTGGACGGCATCTGGGACGTGCCGCATCCGGTGTCCGACGGCGCCTCGGTCGACGGGGTCTGGGTGGGTCACCTGCGCGCCGGCGAACCTCGGCGGCCCCGGCACCCGTGGTACGACCCGCCGGTCCTGGACGGCGGCCGGTTCCTCCTACGCCCCTGGCATGGCGACGACGTGCCGCGTCAGGGGCCGGACGAGCAGAGCGAGCGGTTCATGATGGGCAACCAGCCCGCCCCCGCGTCGTACACCACCTGGCTGCTGCAGCGGCGGGAACGGATGGCCGAGGGCGACGCCGTCTGCTGGTGCATCGTCGACCCGGACCTCGACGAGCCCCTCGGACACATCGCGGTGCAGCACCTGCGAGCCGTCATGACCCTCGGGAGCGGCCGGGTCAGCTACTGGCTGTATCCCTCGGCGCGGGGTCTCGGCATCCTGCAGGAGGCTCTCGATCTGGTGATCGCCCATGCGTTCGCGCCGTCGACCGACGACTCCGGGGCATCGGGGCTCGGCCTGCATCGACTGCAGGCCGGCACCGACATCGAGAACCGCCCCTCGGCGCGCGCGCTGCGCCGGGCCGGTTTCCGCCAGGTGGCGAACGAACGTGCCGTGCTCGCGCGCCCCGGCGCCGCACCGTCGGGCGCCCTCACGTTCGAGTTGCTGCAGGGCGACGACCGGCTCGCACAGAACATCGAGCCCGCCGTGGTCCCGACGCTGCGCACGGCGCGGCTCGTGCTGCGGCCCTGGACCGTGCAAGACCGCCCCGGCGAGGACGTCGAGCTCGACCGGGCGGCGCTGCGCTACATGCCCGCCGGCGCCCAGCCGACGCACTCCACCTGGGACGAGTGGTACCACCGACGGGCCCGGCAGACCGACGAGGGGCAGGTGATGTGGTGCATCGCCGACGCCCGCACCGATCAGGCCCTGGGCGCCGTCACCCTCTTCGACCGCGCCGGACCGGTGCGCGACCGCGCCGAGATCGGCTACTGGCTCTACCCGGACGCACGGGGCCGGGGGTACGCCGCTGAGGCGATCGACGCCGCGTTGGCCCACGGCTTCGCGCCACCGACCCAGGACGGCCTGGGCCTGATCCGCATCGACGCGGACACCGACGCAGAGAACGTCGACTCCCAGAAACTGTTGCGGGACAGGGGATTTCGCGAGTGGGGGCATGCCCACGCCGACTACACCCGCACGGACGGCTCGATCAGCAACAGCATCTACTTCGAGTTGCTCGCTGCGGACTACGAGCCGACCAGGTCCTGA